A DNA window from Amphiprion ocellaris isolate individual 3 ecotype Okinawa chromosome 8, ASM2253959v1, whole genome shotgun sequence contains the following coding sequences:
- the LOC129349463 gene encoding uncharacterized protein LOC129349463 yields the protein MLNDRYGEPFVIAKAFRDKLHSWPKITGKDSSELRKFVDFLQSCQSAMSNNENLNILNDGIENQRLTAKLPDWLGNRWNRKATEYQLEHKQFPHFSYFVTFLSMEASIACNPITSYQAIRQSDFDKPRIKLQLTPIHKRQDAAKIFTTNTSEKSKFSCVFCKKTGHSLHKCRMFTEKPVAERVKFIQTEKLCFGCLNSGHLSKNCSNRMKCDICTKRHPTCLHEERQRQETKQEQEQPKGQQASEQKASTQQVTTQSQDIVNESTSNRVTHESSITQTSAIVPVYVSTQSEPSKEVLVYALLDTQSDSSFILNEVADNLDTTKTQVKLKLSTMSSKKATVQCTKLEALQIRGLFSKKKLTVPIVYTRDFIPANRSHIPTPDTARAWPHLEHLTENIAPPLDCEIGLLLGYNCPQALMPREVVCGEENQPYAQKTDLGWSISYCNSSDAVSDVIGVSHRIIVKQVIPETEPASKLKNEVHYICKTQIKEVTFPDVLKALESDFTERAVDETSISQEDLRFLTKLHEGIKQKQDGHYEMPLPFKGDRPKLPNNMSSAMQRLNSLERRLKRDQRYFTDYVNFMEDIIACGDAEKVPDELCNTPAWYIPHHGVYHPQKPGKIRVVFDGSAQYQDTSLNEHLLTGPDLTNTLVGVLCQFRKGSVAVMCDVERMFHQFHVTPQDQDYLRFLWWEHGDLSSQPSVFRMKVHLFGAASSPGCANFGLRHLASQGETQFGPSTVKFIQKNFYVDDGLVSVTSEAEAIKLVKEARELCSTGKLRLHKFISNSENVIKSLPREECAESVKDLDLALGEPLMERALGVQWCISSDKFQFRITVKEHPMTKRRILCTVASVYDPLGFVAPFTLRGKQILQQLCQEKAGWDEPLSDQLRTQWESWLQDLQNLSKVRIPRCILPPNTEIKQCELHHFSDASVTGYGQCSYLRSVTSNGKVHCALVLGKARVAPSKVTTVPRLELAAAVVAARTSLMLRNELEMDNLQEHFWTDSKVVLGYVNNDAKRFHVFVANRIQRIKSLTDPKQWHHVPSESNPADHASRGLSVQQLLNSNWFKGPEFLWQGDLPIETDKVTEVMPDDPELKTVHVLNTKVRQEKRTMLDCLAKFSDWKRAVKAIARLRKFVKDFKGVTQTKGENTSVEDRQEAELFIIKLAQENTFSKEIKDLTQGKDIQLKDKTHKLYSLSPFVDEQGVLRVGGRLTRSSLHPHIKHPAIIPKSSHVSTLLIKHFHEKVQHQGRGLTVNELRSNGLWITGCSSAVASHIFKCTTCRRYRRNTQDQRMSDLPEDRMETTPPFSYRGIDCFGPFYVKDGRKELKRYGLLFTCMCSRSIHIEMLEDLTSDAFINALRCFISIRGHVRQIRCDQGTNFIGAKGEFLNAMKDFDKEQLKQYGCKFVLNTPSSSHMGGVCQASKQQLLFCLIRLSSGSVFFFFCQ from the exons ATGCTCAATGATCGCTATGGTGAGCCTTTTGTCATTGCTAAGGCCTTTAGAGACAAGTTACACTCCTGGCCGAAAATCACTGGAAAAGACAGTTCAGAGTTAAGAAAGTTTGTGGACTTTTTACAAAGTTGCCAATCCGCGATGAGTAACAATGAGAATCTGAACATCCTCAATGATGGTATTGAGAACCAGAGACTTACTGCTAAGCTACCAGACTGGTTAGGTAACAGATGGAACAGAAAGGCCACAGAGTACCAGCTGGAGCACAAACAGTTTCcacatttcagttattttgtaaCTTTCCTGTCAATGGAGGCAAGTATTGCATGTAACCCCATTACATCTTACCAAGCCATAAGACAAAGTGACTTTGATAAACCAAGGATCAAGCTTCAACTCACACCTATTCACAAGAGACAAGATGCAGCAAAAATCTTCACGACAAACACCAGTGAGAAAAGTAAATTttcctgtgtgttttgtaaaaagacaggACACAGCTTACACAAGTGTCGCATGTTTACAGAGAAACCAGTCGCTGAGAGAGTGAAGTTCATTCAAACTGAGAAATTATGTTTTGGCTGTTTGAATAGTGGTCATCTTTCCAAGAACTGCAGTAACCGGATGAAATGTGACATATGTACAAAACGACATCCCACATGCCTGCACgaagaaagacaaagacaagagacaaaacaagaacaagaacaaccTAAAGGACAACAAGCAAGTGAACAGAAAGCAAGTACTCAACAAGTAACCACACAGTCACAAGACATTGTAAATGAAAGTACGTCTAACAGAGTAACTCATGAAAGCAGTATTACACAGACATCTGCAATAGTACCTGTGTATGTATCCACACAAAGTGAGCCAAGCAAAGAAGTACTTGTCTATGCCCTGCTGGATACCCAGAGTGATTCATCATTCATTCTCAATGAAGTAGCAGACAACTTAGACACAACTAAAACGCAAGTTAAACTCAAACTATCTACAATGTCATCTAAGAAAGCAACAGTTCAATGCACAAAACTTGAAGCTCTGCAAATAAGAGGACTGTTTTCCAAGAAGAAACTCACTGTGCCGATTGTGTACACACGTGACTTTATACCTGCTAATCGTAGTCACATTCCTACTCCAGATACAGCAAGGGCCTGGCCACATTTGGAGCATCTCACTGAAAACATTGCTCCACCACTGGACTGTGAAATAGGGCTTCTGTTAGGGTACAACTGCCCACAAGCTTTAATGCCTAGAGAAGTTGTATGTGGAGAAGAAAACCAACCATATGCTCAGAAAACAGATTTAGGCTGGAGCATAAGTTATTGTAATTCATCTGATGCAGTCAGTGATGTTATTGGAGTAAGTCACCGCATCATTGTAAAACAAGTAATTCCAGAGACTGAACCAGCCTCAAAGCTGAAGAATGAAGTTCACTACATTTGCAAGACACAAATAAAGGAAGTAACATTTCCAGATGTGCTCAAAGCACTTGAATCAGACTTCACAGAAAGAGCAGTTGATGAGACAAGTATCTCACAAGAAGATCTTCGCTTCTTAACAAAGCTACACGAAGGGATTAAACAAAAGCAGGACGGACATTATGAAATGCCACTGCCTTTCAAAGGTGACAGACCAAAGCTTCCCAATAACATGTCAAGTGCAATGCAACGTTTAAACAGTCTCGAACGAAGACTCAAAAGGGATCAACGGTACTTTACTGATTATGTAAATTTTATGGAGGACATAATCGCATgtggtgatgcagaaaaggtgCCAGACGAACTCTGTAATACCCCTGCCTGGTATATACCCCATCACGGGGTATACCACCCTCAAAAGCCCGGCAAGATACGTGTAGTCTTTGATGGCTCTGCACAATATCAAGACACTTCACTGAACGAGCACCTGCTTACAGGGCCTGACCTCACAAACACCTTGGTGGGAGTACTCTGTCAGTTTAGGAAGGGCTCAGTTGCTGTGATGTGTGACGTGGAACGTATGTTTCACCAGTTCCATGTAACACCACAAGACCAGGACTACTTACGCTTTCTATGGTGGGAGCATGGTGATTTGAGCTCTCAGCCCTCAGTCTTTCGCATGAAGGTGCATCTCTTTGGCGCCGCTTCTTCACCTGGCTGTGCCAACTTTGGTTTAAGACATTTAGCCTCACAAGGTGAAACTCAGTTTGGCCCAAGCACAGTTAAGTTCATTCAGAAGAATTTTTATGTAGACGATGGACTTGTAAGTGTCACATCAGAAGCCGAAGCAATAAAACTAGTCAAAGAAGCAAGAGAGTTGTGCAGCACAGGTAAACTAAGGCTACATAAGTTTATATCGAACAGTGAAAATGTGATTAAGTCATTACCAAGAGAAGAGTGTGCTGAAAGTGTTAAGGATTTGGACTTAGCACTAGGAGAACCATTAATGGAAAGAGCACTCGGTGTACAGTGGTGCATTTCTTCTGATAAGTTTCAGTTCAGAATAACAGTGAAAGAGCACCCAATGACCAAAAGAAGGATTCTGTGCACGGTAGCATCAGTTTATGACCCACTGGGATTTGTGGCGCCGTTCACCTTAAGAGGAAAGCAAATCCTACAACAGTTATGTCAAGAGAAAGCTGGTTGGGATGAGCCGCTCTCAGACCAACTCCGAACACAATGGGAATCCTGGCTTCAAGATCTTCAAAACTTGTCAAAAGTGAGAATTCCAAGATGTATCTTACcaccaaacacagaaattaaacaGTGTGAACTACACCACTTTTCGGATGCCAGTGTCACAGGCTACGGACAATGTAGTTATTTAAGATCAGTCACTTCCAATGGAAAAGTTCATTGTGCCCTAGTCTTGGGAAAGGCACGCGTAGCGCCAAGCAAGGTCACTACAGTCCCTAGACTTGAGTTAGCGGCTGCAGTAGTCGCAGCAAGGACAAGTCTAATGTTAAGAAATGAACTGGAAATGGATAATCTGCAAGAACATTTCTGGACAGATTCAAAAGTTGTGTTAGGATATGTGAATAATGATGCAAAGagatttcatgtgtttgtggCGAACAGGATCCAGAGAATTAAGTCACTCACAGATCCAAAACAGTGGCATCATGTGCCATCTGAAAGTAATCCTGCAGACCATGCATCAAGAGGGTTAAGTGTTCAACAGCTACTCAATTCTAACTGGTTTAAAGGTCCAGAGTTTTTGTGGCAAGGTGACCTACCCATTGAAACGGACAAAGTTACTGAAGTTATGCCTGATGATCCAGAGTTGAAAACAGTACATGTGCTCAATACCAAAGTACGACAAGAAAAGAGAACAATGCTTGATTGTCTCGCCAAATTTTCAGACTGGAAAAGAGCTGTTAAAGCTATTGCTCGTCTCAGAAAATTTGTGAAGGATTTCAAAGGAGTCACACAAACAAAAGGTGAAAACACAAGTGTTGAAGACAGACAAGAAGCAGAACTGTTCATAATAAAACTTGcacaagaaaacacattcaGCAAGGAAATCAAGGACTTAACTCAAGGAAAGGACATTCAACTGAAGGACAAGACACACAAGTTGTACAGCTTAAGTCCCTTTGTTGATGAGCAGGGAGTACTTAGGGTGGGAGGACGTTTAACAAGATCAAGTCTTCACCCACACATCAAACATCCTGCCATTATTCCGAAATCAAGTCATGTCTCAACTCTACTCATTAAACACTTCCATGAGAAAGTGCAACATCAAGGAAGAGGATTAACTGTCAACGAGCTGCGCTCCAATGGACTGTGGAtcacaggatgcagcagcgcgGTTGCTTCACACATCTTCAAGTGCACTACCTGTAGACGGTACAGGAGAAATACTCAAGATCAACGaatgtcagatttacctgaGGACAGAATGGAAACAACACCCCCATTCTCCTATCGTGGTATTGACTGTTTTGGACCTTTTTATGTAAAAGACGGTAGAAAAGAACTTAAAAGGTATGGTCTTCTTTTTACGTGTATGTGTTCAAGGTCAATACATATTGAAATGTTAGAGGATCTTACTAGTGATGCTTTTATTAATGCATTacgttgttttatttctatacGTGGACATGTAAGACAAATCAGGTGTGACCAAGGCACAAATTTTATTGGTGCTAAGGGAGAGTTTTTGAATGCGATGAAAGACTTTGACAAAGAGCAGTTGAAACAATACGGATGCAAATTTGTTCTCAACACCCCATCTTCAAGCCACATGGGAGGG GTCTGTCAGGcctccaaacagcagctgctcttctGTCTGATCCGTTTGTCCAGCGGGtcggttttcttcttcttctgtcagtaA